A single window of Amphiura filiformis chromosome 17, Afil_fr2py, whole genome shotgun sequence DNA harbors:
- the LOC140138454 gene encoding uncharacterized protein, with translation MDLGPRPKQILALDEVPSILKRYGRQHGMMLLRTNIIKDSAGRVYGIDNKGKPYLKPATPAPQTGPRPQAARNPYTSGTSNHGNVGPYNPAGETGVGLLSAEDVAFVRSKLGDSETNRLLFGTPPPAGRSQQYAGLQERVNQANQGRPIAQNQGSMHRAGSGNIGNPGRVNPGDLPVALPVGGGSNMPNAYAQKINPVDYELVAWTRWGPCNTTCGVGFQARTRNNHPGSAEWRRCVEMECEDDYANTYGRYPAEDEEEEGSSPWPMLFGMLLMVFIILSGVGVYFLVKNQCQNPENSKTSSSDRGPLPPTPDEKGRRASKGSKKKPKKKKHSDTDDEDGKLRLLSSDDEENPYLEPSKINPPEENPYLDISEINPPGSDYEISQLRDAPAPPSKHYLDDEEVEDAEPDYIEFEG, from the exons ATGGATCTGGGCCCACGTCCAAAGCAGATTTTGGCACTCGATGAAGTGCCCAGTATCTTAAAAAGATATGGTCGACAACATGGAATGATGTTGCTCAGAACTAATATAATTAAAGATAGCGCGGGAAGAGTTTACGGTATCGACAATAAGGGGAAGCCTTACCTTAAACCAGCAACACCAGCACCGCAAACAG GACCCAGGCCCCAGGCCGCTAGAAACCCTTATACAAGTGGTACAAGTAATCATGGCAATGTGGGTCCTTATAATCCAGCTGGTGAGACAG GCGTGGGATTATTATCAGCCGAAGATGTTGCCTTTGTAAGATCAAAACTAGGAGACAGTGAAACGAATCGTTTACTGTTCGGCACCCCACCGCCAGCGGGTCGTAGCCAGCAGTATGCCGGACTCCAGGAAAGAGTCAATCAAGCAAATCAGGGCAGGCCAATAGCACAGAACCAAGGATCAATGCATAGAGCAGGATCTGGTAATATCGGCAATCCAGGGAGAGTCAATCCAGGGGATTTACCTGTTGCTCTCCCGGTCGGTGGCGGATCAAATATGCCAAATGCCTATGCGCAGAAAATCAACCCCGTCGATTACGAACTGGTGGCGTGGACACGTTGGGGACCGTGTAACACCACCTGCGGCGTGGGCTTTCAAGCCAGGACGAGGAATAATCACCCGGGGTCGGCGGAGTGGAGGCGATGCGTGGAAATGGAGTGCGAGGATGATTACGCCAATACTTACGGCAGATACCCTGCTgaagatgaagaggaagaag GCTCGTCCCCTTGGCCTATGTTGTTCGGCATGCTTCTCATGGTTTTCATCATTCTTAGCGGCGTTGGAGTTTACTTTCTTGTGAAGAATCAGTGTCA AAATCCCGAGAACTCAAAGACTTCAAGTAGTGACCGAGGCCCTCTACCACCGAC GCCGGACGAAAAGGGCAGAAGAGCAAGCAAGGGATCCAAAAAGAAGCC aaagaaaaagaaacattcCGACACTGATGACGAAGATGGCAAACTGAGACTTCTCAGCAGCGATGACGAAGAGAACCCGTACCTCGAGCCATCAAAAATCAACCCTCCAGAAGAGAATCCCTACCTTGATATTTCAGAAATCAACCCACCCGG GTCAGACTATGAAATCAGTCAACTTCGTGACGCGCCTGCCCCGCCGTCCAAGCATTACTTAGACGACGAAGAAGTGGAGGACGCCGAACCAGACTACATAGAATTTGAAGGATGA